One Actinomyces marmotae DNA window includes the following coding sequences:
- a CDS encoding complex I subunit 4 family protein: MQTLTVATGPYPVLSLMVLVPLIGALLLAVPALRGQARGLGLVIALVELGLGIWAAILFDPHAGTVYQLAETHQWIPAMGASWALGVTGLGLAMLLLAVFLVPIVLLASWGEIPADNQAGFAGLILSLEAFIIVIFTARDVLLFYLVFEAMLLPVYFLIGRYGGPDRRRAAIKFLLYSLAGGLVMLIGVVALAVYGPGGEGNYLIENLSQGLTSSTGVTRGIFVTFLIAFAVKAPMVPVHTWLPDTAEQATPGTSVLLIGVLDKIGTYGMIAIVLPLFPEASRWAAPVILPLAIVGIIYGGLAAIGQDHLYRLISYTSISHFGFMVLGIFIGNQIAAVGAMVYMVAHGLSIAGLYLITGFMARRTGTVRISELGGIARVMPLIAGTFLFSGLASIALPGLSGFVPEWMVLTGSFSAKPVYGLLALLGVIIAAVYMLLPYQRVFTGAPAPERVGSQDLDGRERVVVAPILVAMLVLGLAPASLTGILDGVGAQTAATMTGAGSQPAATAPVTEGSSK, translated from the coding sequence ATGCAGACACTCACCGTCGCCACAGGCCCCTACCCGGTGCTCTCCCTCATGGTGCTGGTCCCCCTCATCGGGGCCCTGCTCCTGGCCGTTCCCGCCCTGCGGGGCCAGGCGCGCGGGCTCGGCCTGGTCATCGCGCTCGTCGAGCTCGGCCTGGGCATCTGGGCTGCCATCCTCTTCGACCCCCACGCGGGGACCGTCTACCAGCTCGCCGAGACCCACCAGTGGATCCCGGCCATGGGCGCCTCCTGGGCGTTGGGCGTCACCGGCCTCGGCCTGGCGATGCTCCTGCTGGCCGTCTTCCTCGTGCCCATCGTGCTCCTGGCCTCCTGGGGCGAGATCCCCGCGGACAACCAGGCCGGCTTCGCCGGGCTCATCCTGTCCCTTGAGGCCTTCATCATCGTCATCTTCACCGCGCGTGACGTCCTCCTCTTCTATCTCGTCTTCGAGGCGATGCTCCTGCCCGTCTACTTCCTTATCGGCCGCTACGGGGGGCCCGACCGGCGCCGCGCCGCCATCAAGTTCCTCCTCTACTCCCTGGCCGGCGGCCTCGTCATGCTCATCGGCGTCGTTGCCCTGGCCGTGTACGGCCCCGGCGGCGAGGGGAACTACCTCATCGAGAACCTGTCCCAGGGGCTCACCTCCTCCACGGGCGTCACCCGGGGCATCTTCGTCACCTTCCTCATCGCCTTCGCTGTCAAGGCCCCGATGGTGCCCGTGCACACCTGGCTGCCCGACACCGCCGAGCAGGCCACTCCGGGCACCTCAGTGCTGCTCATCGGCGTCCTGGACAAGATCGGCACCTACGGGATGATCGCGATCGTCCTGCCGCTCTTCCCCGAGGCCTCCCGCTGGGCGGCGCCGGTCATCCTGCCCCTGGCGATCGTCGGCATCATCTACGGCGGGCTCGCCGCCATTGGTCAGGACCACCTCTACCGGCTCATCTCCTACACGTCCATCAGCCACTTCGGCTTCATGGTGCTGGGGATCTTCATCGGCAACCAGATCGCCGCCGTCGGCGCCATGGTCTACATGGTCGCCCACGGGCTGTCGATCGCCGGCCTCTACCTCATCACCGGCTTCATGGCCCGGCGCACCGGGACCGTGCGCATCAGCGAACTCGGCGGCATCGCCCGCGTGATGCCGCTTATCGCCGGGACCTTCCTCTTCTCCGGCCTGGCGTCCATCGCCCTGCCGGGCCTGTCCGGCTTCGTCCCCGAGTGGATGGTCCTCACCGGCAGCTTCTCGGCCAAGCCCGTCTACGGGCTCCTCGCGCTGCTGGGCGTCATCATCGCCGCTGTCTACATGCTCCTGCCCTACCAGAGGGTCTTCACCGGGGCGCCGGCCCCGGAGCGCGTCGGCAGTCAGGACCTCGACGGCCGTGAGCGCGTCGTCGTCGCCCCCATCCTCGTCGCCATGCTGGTCCTGGGCCTGGCGCCCGCCAGCCTGACCGGCATCCTCGACGGCGTCGGGGCCCAGACCGCCGCCACCATGACCGGGGCGGGTTCTCAGCCCGCCGCCACGGCCCCCGTCACGGAAGGGAGCAGCAAGTGA